In Camarhynchus parvulus chromosome Z, STF_HiC, whole genome shotgun sequence, a genomic segment contains:
- the GNG10 gene encoding guanine nucleotide-binding protein G(I)/G(S)/G(O) subunit gamma-10: MSSGGSLSTLQRLVEQLKLEAAVERIKVSQAAAELQQYCMQNACKDALLVGVPAGSNPFREPRSCALL; the protein is encoded by the exons ATGTCATCGGGCGGCAGCCTGAGCACCCTGCAGCGGCTGGTGGAGCAGCTGAAGCTGGAGGCGGCCGTGGAACGGATCAAG gtgtctcaggcagctgcagaactCCAGCAGTACTGTATGCAAAATGCCTGCAAAGATGCCTTGCTTGTTGGGGTTCCTGCAGGGAGCAATCCCTTTCGTGAACCCCgatcctgtgctctgctctga